The following are encoded together in the Microterricola viridarii genome:
- a CDS encoding PadR family transcriptional regulator: MTPPVFAHGSLRLYLLSLLAEQPRHGYELIQAMSDRFGGSYIPSAGTIYPRLAKLEEEGLVSKESDGRKTTYSITDAGRAELEARRGELDSIEEAMTDSVRRIADEVRAGVNDAMRSLRADLASAARSARQSGKTESAKAAASAGPTMQAHQESVRALHDAELTLNQFRQELRTELRTQAARGNVPQEAATLLRERLDAVRTEVLDLLKTK, translated from the coding sequence ATGACCCCGCCGGTGTTCGCCCACGGAAGCCTGCGGCTGTACCTGCTCTCGCTGCTCGCCGAGCAGCCGCGGCACGGCTACGAGCTGATCCAGGCCATGAGCGACCGCTTCGGCGGCAGCTATATCCCGAGTGCCGGCACGATCTACCCGCGCCTGGCCAAGCTCGAGGAGGAGGGGCTGGTCAGCAAGGAGAGCGACGGACGCAAGACGACGTATTCGATCACGGATGCCGGCCGCGCCGAGCTGGAGGCCCGCCGCGGCGAGCTCGACTCGATCGAGGAGGCCATGACCGATTCGGTGCGGCGCATCGCCGACGAGGTGCGCGCCGGCGTGAACGACGCCATGCGCAGCCTGCGCGCCGATCTGGCCAGCGCCGCACGAAGCGCGCGACAGAGCGGCAAGACGGAGTCGGCAAAGGCCGCGGCATCCGCCGGCCCCACCATGCAGGCACACCAGGAGTCGGTGAGGGCGCTGCATGATGCAGAGCTGACGCTGAACCAGTTTCGGCAGGAGCTGCGCACCGAGCTGCGCACCCAGGCGGCGCGCGGGAACGTTCCCCAGGAGGCAGCAACGCTGCTGCGGGAACGACTGGACGCCGTGCGCACCGAAGTGCTCGACCTGCTGAAGACCAAGTAG
- a CDS encoding DUF4097 family beta strand repeat-containing protein, producing the protein MRTTFRTVTAVAGIAIAALALSGCALLPAHATNDKATLTETVSAVRINGNSGSVTVQGVVGATDIRIEREIHYWGNKRQFDATYEVSGTELVLNGCGNRCSVDYTVELPEGVDVSGRTDNGAIELEAVNDVDVQTSNGKISLDEVAGRVKASTSNGRIEGEALNGAGIIAKTSNGSIELELETPQNVRANTSNGSITLHVPSGSFNVKAETSNGAKNINIPTDPNGTFLLDVGTSNGSITVSPVD; encoded by the coding sequence ATGCGCACCACATTCCGCACCGTTACGGCCGTGGCAGGCATCGCCATCGCGGCGCTGGCACTCAGCGGATGCGCCCTGCTGCCCGCGCACGCAACGAACGACAAGGCGACGCTCACCGAGACGGTCAGCGCCGTGCGCATCAACGGCAACAGCGGCAGCGTCACGGTGCAGGGTGTCGTGGGAGCCACCGACATCCGCATCGAGCGCGAGATCCACTACTGGGGCAACAAGCGCCAGTTCGACGCAACCTACGAGGTCAGCGGCACAGAGCTGGTGCTCAACGGATGCGGCAATCGTTGCAGCGTGGACTACACCGTCGAGCTGCCGGAGGGCGTCGACGTGAGCGGCCGCACCGACAACGGCGCCATCGAGCTCGAGGCGGTGAACGACGTCGACGTGCAGACCAGCAACGGCAAGATCTCGCTGGACGAGGTCGCCGGCCGGGTGAAGGCATCGACGAGCAATGGGCGGATCGAGGGCGAGGCCCTGAATGGGGCAGGCATCATCGCGAAGACCTCGAACGGGTCGATCGAGCTCGAGCTCGAGACCCCGCAGAACGTGCGGGCAAACACCTCCAACGGCTCCATCACGCTGCACGTGCCGAGCGGCTCGTTCAACGTCAAGGCCGAGACGTCCAACGGGGCGAAGAACATCAACATCCCCACCGACCCGAACGGCACGTTCCTGCTCGACGTCGGCAC
- a CDS encoding glycoside hydrolase family 1 protein, whose translation MSIFRAPHTDAVTARHFPDGFLFGAATAAGQDDGAADDVALMTELGLAAYRFSSSWSRACPDGGALDQRGVDAYRRLCDELLNAGITPWLTLYRGDLPEPLAAQGGWANRDTAYRFRDYALGLHEALGDRVPVWLTLGEPWGPGGLDLAAGPSTAHHRLLAHGLAVQALRERDAALRLGVTLNLTVATPADPASAADLDAARRVDAQFNRAALGPLFRGSYPEDFLQDAAGLDLQAHVLSGDLAQIAQPIDLLGVNYYHGAVVSELAGDPPTPGAVEPPPPAPLPPLTAVDWEVQPDGLRRLLVAVEAEYTGPARAELYVTENGVASDDTLEPDGAVDDAERAEFLHSHLGAVLDAVDAGVDVRGYFYCSLLDTAAAARSDEGCSGLVHLDESGRRTLKRSGSEYRRIITARTLAP comes from the coding sequence ATGAGCATTTTCCGGGCTCCCCACACAGATGCCGTTACCGCCCGCCACTTCCCGGACGGGTTCCTGTTCGGTGCGGCGACCGCCGCCGGGCAGGATGACGGCGCGGCCGACGACGTCGCACTGATGACCGAGCTCGGCCTGGCGGCATACCGGTTCTCCAGCTCCTGGTCGCGCGCCTGCCCCGACGGCGGTGCGCTGGACCAACGGGGCGTCGACGCATACAGGCGGCTCTGCGATGAGCTGCTGAACGCCGGAATCACACCCTGGCTCACGCTCTACCGGGGCGATCTGCCCGAACCGCTCGCCGCGCAGGGCGGCTGGGCGAACCGCGACACGGCATACAGGTTTCGGGACTACGCGCTCGGCCTGCACGAGGCGCTGGGCGACCGGGTGCCCGTCTGGCTGACCCTCGGCGAGCCGTGGGGGCCCGGCGGGCTCGACCTCGCCGCCGGCCCGTCGACGGCACACCACCGGCTGCTCGCCCACGGACTGGCCGTGCAGGCGCTGCGCGAACGGGATGCCGCGCTCCGGCTCGGCGTGACGCTCAACCTCACCGTCGCCACCCCGGCCGACCCGGCCAGCGCGGCCGACCTCGATGCGGCCCGCCGCGTCGACGCCCAGTTCAACCGGGCGGCGCTCGGCCCGCTGTTCCGCGGCAGCTACCCGGAGGACTTCCTGCAGGACGCAGCCGGGCTCGACCTGCAGGCGCACGTGTTGAGCGGCGACCTCGCCCAGATCGCGCAGCCGATCGACCTGCTCGGCGTCAACTACTACCACGGCGCGGTCGTCAGCGAGCTGGCCGGCGACCCGCCGACCCCCGGCGCCGTCGAGCCGCCACCGCCTGCGCCGCTGCCGCCGCTCACCGCGGTCGATTGGGAGGTGCAGCCAGACGGACTGCGCCGGCTGCTTGTCGCCGTCGAGGCCGAGTACACCGGACCAGCCCGCGCTGAGCTGTACGTGACCGAGAACGGCGTCGCCTCCGACGACACCCTCGAGCCCGACGGCGCTGTGGACGATGCCGAGCGCGCGGAGTTCCTGCACTCCCACCTCGGCGCGGTGCTGGATGCCGTCGATGCCGGCGTCGACGTGCGCGGCTACTTCTACTGCTCACTGCTCGACACGGCCGCGGCGGCGCGGAGCGACGAGGGCTGCTCCGGGCTGGTGCACCTGGACGAGTCCGGCCGGCGCACGCTCAAGCGGAGCGGCTCGGAGTACCGCCGCATCATCACGGCCCGCACACTCGCCCCCTAG
- a CDS encoding APC family permease — protein sequence MPSTPAEPRSAKHWIIGDPLPSEKLEGQLLPKHLALPIFASDPLSSVAYAPQELLMILMIGGLAFLSFAPWVALAVIVLLVTVVASYRQLIKAYPSGGGDYEVANRNLGEKSGLVVASALLVDYVMTVVVSVASGVDNIISAIPELNGFRVELAIVFVVILAAVNLRGVSESSRAFAIPTYLFISSVALMIVVGLVRTMFGDAPVAESAGYAVQAEQLTQAAVILLLLRSFASGCSALTGVEAISNGVPAFRAPKVKNAQGTLVLMGGIAIVLFAGLTALALITQVHYAESACNLVGFPDCENQPQRSLMAQVAAATFGNNSILFFVIQASTALVLLLAANTAFNGFPLLGSVLAKDGYAPKSLSTRGDRLIYSNGVLLLALAAIVILAVFQANLTVLIQLYIIGVFVSFTLGQTGMVVHWLRELKKPKPDRGAIWRGLAINALGAAMTAVVLLVVTVTKFTHGAWLVFLMMPILFLLMLGVNRYYRDVSKEIEVDPTTTFGSQGDHAIVLVGNMQKPVLKALDYAIAARHETLEAVHVSIDDEQTKQLKKDWVRMNIQVPLRVLSSPYRDLSHPLIQYVKSRRVEHGSEVTTIYMPQYIVGHWWEGLLHNHKARRVRQKLMLVHGVTIALVPWLLDSSQLIYGRRSRPIPGQDRRGEPVRPVQRKPIAPATVLNGRPQPRPGAATGGPPPGAPASTSRPANSRRRKRK from the coding sequence CTGCCCTCAACACCCGCGGAACCGCGTTCCGCAAAACACTGGATCATCGGGGATCCTCTCCCCAGCGAGAAGCTCGAGGGGCAGCTGCTCCCCAAGCACCTGGCGCTGCCGATCTTTGCCAGCGACCCGCTCTCCTCCGTGGCCTATGCGCCGCAGGAGCTGCTGATGATCCTCATGATCGGCGGGCTCGCCTTCCTCAGCTTCGCGCCCTGGGTGGCGCTCGCTGTCATCGTGCTGCTCGTCACCGTGGTGGCCAGCTATAGACAACTCATCAAGGCGTACCCCTCCGGCGGCGGCGACTATGAGGTGGCCAACCGCAACCTCGGTGAGAAGTCCGGCCTCGTTGTGGCATCCGCCCTGCTGGTCGACTACGTCATGACCGTCGTCGTGTCTGTGGCATCCGGTGTCGACAACATCATCTCGGCGATCCCGGAGCTGAACGGCTTCCGCGTCGAGCTCGCCATCGTCTTCGTCGTCATCCTGGCCGCCGTCAACCTGCGCGGGGTCAGCGAGTCCAGTCGCGCGTTCGCCATCCCGACCTACCTGTTCATCAGCAGCGTCGCGCTGATGATCGTCGTCGGCCTGGTGCGCACCATGTTCGGCGACGCCCCGGTGGCCGAGTCGGCCGGCTACGCCGTGCAGGCCGAGCAGCTGACGCAGGCCGCCGTCATTTTGCTGCTGTTGCGCTCCTTCGCCAGCGGGTGCAGCGCGCTCACCGGCGTGGAGGCGATCTCGAACGGCGTTCCGGCGTTCCGGGCACCCAAGGTGAAGAACGCCCAGGGCACCCTCGTGCTGATGGGCGGCATCGCGATCGTGCTGTTCGCCGGCCTCACCGCCCTCGCGCTGATCACCCAGGTGCACTACGCGGAGAGCGCCTGCAACCTGGTCGGATTCCCCGACTGTGAGAACCAGCCGCAACGCAGCCTGATGGCGCAGGTGGCTGCCGCCACGTTCGGCAACAACTCGATCCTGTTCTTCGTGATCCAGGCGTCGACGGCGCTCGTGCTGCTGCTCGCCGCCAACACGGCGTTCAACGGCTTCCCGCTGCTCGGCTCGGTGCTGGCGAAAGACGGCTACGCGCCGAAGTCGCTCAGCACCCGCGGCGACCGACTGATCTACTCGAACGGCGTGCTGCTGCTGGCGCTGGCGGCGATCGTCATCCTTGCGGTGTTCCAGGCGAACCTCACCGTGCTGATCCAGCTCTACATCATCGGGGTCTTCGTCTCGTTCACCCTCGGCCAGACCGGCATGGTGGTGCACTGGCTGCGCGAGCTGAAGAAGCCGAAACCCGACCGCGGTGCCATCTGGCGGGGCCTGGCCATCAACGCCCTCGGCGCCGCCATGACCGCCGTGGTTCTGCTCGTGGTGACCGTCACGAAGTTCACGCATGGCGCCTGGCTCGTGTTCCTGATGATGCCGATCCTGTTCTTGCTGATGCTCGGGGTCAATCGCTACTACCGCGACGTCTCCAAGGAGATCGAGGTCGACCCCACGACCACGTTCGGCTCGCAAGGCGACCACGCCATCGTGCTCGTCGGCAACATGCAGAAGCCCGTGCTCAAGGCGCTCGACTACGCGATCGCCGCCCGGCACGAGACGCTTGAGGCCGTGCACGTGTCGATCGACGACGAGCAGACGAAACAGCTGAAGAAGGACTGGGTGCGCATGAACATCCAGGTGCCGCTGCGCGTGCTCAGCTCGCCCTACCGCGACCTCAGCCACCCGCTGATCCAGTACGTGAAGTCGCGCCGGGTGGAGCACGGCTCCGAGGTGACGACGATCTACATGCCGCAGTACATTGTCGGCCACTGGTGGGAGGGGCTGCTGCACAACCACAAGGCCCGCCGGGTGCGGCAGAAGCTGATGCTGGTGCATGGCGTGACCATCGCGCTGGTGCCGTGGCTGCTGGACTCCAGCCAGCTGATCTACGGGCGCCGCTCGCGCCCGATCCCCGGCCAGGACCGACGCGGCGAGCCGGTGCGCCCGGTGCAGCGCAAGCCGATCGCGCCCGCGACGGTGCTGAACGGCCGCCCGCAGCCGCGACCGGGGGCCGCAACGGGTGGGCCGCCGCCCGGCGCGCCGGCCTCGACCTCGCGCCCGGCGAACTCGCGCCGCAGAAAGCGCAAGTAG
- a CDS encoding MerR family transcriptional regulator — protein sequence MDWSIHEIAKLAGTTSRTLRHYDEIGLLTPSRIGANGYRYYGQAALVRLQRIRLLRELGLGLPAIAEVLANERDEGQALRGHLGWLQQEQQRLARQIASVQQTIHDLEGGQQLMAENMFDGFDNSQYKEEVEQRWGTKAYAAGDAWWNSMSAAEKGDWQQRQKQLAGEWADAAARGVDTGGDEAQALARRHFEWLRAIPGTPGGGTSGPPKAYLLGLAEMYVADERFAANYGGVVGAEFVRDALTAFAEREL from the coding sequence ATGGACTGGTCGATCCACGAGATCGCCAAGCTGGCCGGCACGACGAGCCGCACACTGCGGCACTACGACGAGATCGGGCTGCTGACGCCGAGTCGCATTGGCGCCAACGGCTACCGCTACTACGGGCAGGCGGCGCTGGTGCGGCTGCAGCGCATCCGGCTGCTGCGCGAGCTCGGCCTCGGCCTGCCGGCCATCGCCGAGGTGCTCGCGAACGAGCGCGACGAGGGGCAGGCGCTGCGCGGCCACCTGGGCTGGCTGCAGCAAGAACAACAACGACTGGCGCGACAGATCGCGTCGGTGCAACAGACGATTCACGATCTGGAAGGTGGGCAGCAGCTCATGGCAGAGAACATGTTCGACGGCTTCGACAACTCGCAGTACAAGGAGGAGGTCGAGCAACGCTGGGGCACGAAAGCCTATGCGGCAGGCGACGCCTGGTGGAACTCGATGAGCGCCGCAGAGAAGGGCGACTGGCAGCAGCGGCAGAAGCAGCTGGCCGGGGAGTGGGCGGATGCCGCGGCGCGCGGCGTCGACACGGGCGGTGACGAGGCGCAGGCCCTCGCCCGCCGGCACTTCGAGTGGCTGCGGGCCATCCCGGGCACGCCGGGCGGCGGCACGAGCGGCCCGCCGAAGGCCTACCTGCTCGGGCTCGCCGAGATGTACGTCGCCGATGAGCGCTTCGCCGCGAACTACGGCGGCGTGGTTGGCGCCGAGTTCGTGCGCGACGCTCTGACGGCCTTCGCCGAGCGAGAGCTCTAG
- a CDS encoding MarR family winged helix-turn-helix transcriptional regulator: MSSTPTKTQDEAATVDLLALESQVCFGLAVAARGVIGAYRPILEPLGLTHPQYLVMLALWQSSPRTVRDLGEALQLEPATLSPLLKRLEGIGYVSRARNAQDERALDVSLTDAGRALREQALEIPPQIIDRLGMSLDELAELRTTLSRVIAAVGAA, from the coding sequence GTGAGCAGCACACCGACGAAGACTCAGGACGAAGCGGCAACCGTTGATCTTCTCGCGCTCGAGAGCCAGGTCTGCTTCGGGCTGGCCGTGGCCGCCCGCGGCGTGATCGGCGCCTACCGCCCGATCCTCGAGCCGCTCGGGCTCACCCACCCGCAGTACCTCGTCATGCTCGCCCTCTGGCAGTCCAGCCCGCGCACCGTGCGCGACCTCGGCGAGGCCCTGCAGCTGGAGCCGGCCACCCTCTCCCCTTTACTGAAACGGCTCGAAGGCATCGGCTACGTGAGCCGGGCCCGCAACGCGCAGGACGAGCGCGCCCTCGACGTGTCGCTGACGGATGCCGGCCGGGCCCTCCGCGAGCAGGCGCTCGAGATCCCGCCGCAGATCATCGACCGCCTCGGCATGAGCCTCGACGAACTCGCCGAGCTGCGCACGACGCTCTCCCGCGTGATCGCGGCGGTCGGCGCAGCCTAG
- a CDS encoding DUF4097 family beta strand repeat-containing protein, protein MAIEKWLIQPGDSKVIDLELVRKLKVSLIGGKIDVLAHDEPGARVEVHSVTSKELKVEIDGDTLEIDHPQLRWDNFIDAFKGFKGSAKAEVSVLVPRDVAVKLGVVSASALVSGFATDAKVSTVTGDIVIDHVIGDLDANTVNGEVSVGHHTGRINVNTVSGDVVASGAITRFHADGVSGNMILDVVGTPAEVNTNTVSGDLTVRMDSGRGERYRVNTVAGTVFLDDTNFKGTLGKGFERVIGDLSGSWLDLQANSVSGNISIVRRHAASSADSDSGFRVTHDGEASA, encoded by the coding sequence ATGGCAATCGAGAAGTGGCTCATTCAGCCCGGCGACAGCAAGGTCATCGACCTCGAGCTCGTGCGCAAACTCAAGGTCAGCCTGATCGGCGGCAAGATCGACGTGCTCGCCCATGACGAGCCCGGCGCCCGCGTCGAGGTGCACTCGGTCACCAGCAAGGAACTCAAGGTGGAGATCGACGGTGACACCCTCGAGATCGACCACCCGCAGCTGCGTTGGGACAACTTCATCGACGCATTCAAGGGCTTCAAGGGCAGCGCCAAGGCCGAGGTGAGCGTTCTCGTGCCGCGCGATGTCGCCGTCAAGCTTGGCGTCGTGTCGGCGTCCGCCCTCGTCTCCGGCTTCGCCACCGACGCCAAGGTGAGCACCGTCACCGGCGACATCGTGATCGACCACGTGATCGGCGACCTCGACGCGAACACCGTCAACGGCGAGGTCTCGGTCGGGCACCACACGGGCCGCATCAACGTCAACACGGTCTCCGGCGACGTGGTCGCCAGCGGCGCGATCACCCGCTTCCACGCGGACGGCGTCTCGGGCAACATGATCCTCGACGTCGTCGGCACGCCGGCAGAGGTCAACACCAACACCGTCTCCGGCGACCTCACCGTGCGCATGGACTCCGGCCGCGGCGAGCGCTACCGGGTGAACACCGTCGCCGGCACCGTCTTCCTCGACGACACCAACTTCAAGGGCACCCTCGGCAAGGGCTTCGAGCGCGTCATCGGCGACCTCTCCGGTAGCTGGCTCGACCTGCAGGCGAACTCGGTCTCCGGCAACATCTCGATCGTTCGCCGGCACGCGGCTTCCTCGGCCGACTCCGACTCCGGCTTCAGGGTCACCCACGACGGCGAGGCCTCGGCATGA